A region of Lycium barbarum isolate Lr01 chromosome 3, ASM1917538v2, whole genome shotgun sequence DNA encodes the following proteins:
- the LOC132631702 gene encoding F-box protein At5g07670-like — protein MSCSAEKPNFRSPLKELQSPSWTDVWLKNKKALNHVLFNMHLHSRSNKQTLSPQLRKSLDFTLHSLVSDPTSTLSDEILLCILSKLPNSQRNSNSLVSKRWLNLQGRLVRSIKVLDWDFLLSGRLVIRFPNLIHVDLVNGSLISPQNSGIFCSHKLLSCHLDCNADPKDWFFKERSVLSSDEIDKGLRILASGCPNLRRLLVVNASELGLLSVAEECPTLQVLELHRCNDQVLRGIAACQNLQILRLIGNVDGFYKSSVTDIGLTILAQGCKRLVKLELSGCEGSYEGVKAIAQCCQMLEELILRDHRMEGGWLSALSYCENLKTLRFLSCKSIDHCGWFDEDVVSCRTLERLHFEKCQLRNKESLRTLFLLCQEVREVIFQNCWGLDNEMFSLSSGLRKVKSLCLESCSLLTTEGLESALISCKEIQSLKVISCSNIKDSEISPALSALFSTLIDFQWRPDTKSLLSAGLAGTGMRKRGNRYFKKTCDWKSLPGA, from the exons ATGTCATGTTCAGCTGAGAAACCAAATTTCAGGTCACCGTTGAAAGAGCTACAATCTCCAAGCTGGACTGATGTGTGGTTAAAGAACAAGAAAGCTCTCAATCATGTTCTTTTCAATATGCACCTTCACTCCCGTTCAAATAAGCAAACCCTATCACCACAACTTCGCAAATCCTTAGATTTCACCCTTCATTCTCTTGTTTCCGATCCCACTTCGACTCTATCTGATGAAATACTTCTTTGTATTCTCTCTAAACTCCCAAATTCACAAAGAAATTCCAATTCACTTGTATCCAAACGTTGGCTCAACCTTCAAGGACGTCTTGTCAGGTCTATTAAGGTTCTTGACTGGGATTTTCTTCTTTCGGGTCGGTTGGTTATTCGCTTTCCTAATCTTATCCATGTTGATTTGGTGAATGGGTCTCTGATTTCACCCCAAAATTCGGGTATTTTTTGTTCTCACAAGTTGCTTTCTTGTCACCTGGATTGCAATGCTGACCCTAAAGATTGGTTTTTTAAGGAAAGATCTGTGTTGTCTTCTGATGAAATTGATAAGGGGTTGAGGATTTTAGCTAGTGGGTGTCCTAATTTGCGTAGATTGTTGGTCGTAAATGCTAGTGAATTGGGGTTGTTGAGTGTAGCTGAGGAATGTCCAACTTTGCAAGTGCTGGAGTTGCATAGATGTAATGATCAAGTTCTTCGTGGGATCGCGGCTTGTCAGAACTTGCAGATTTTGAGATTGATTGGAAATGTTGACGGGTTTTATAAATCTTCGGTTACTGATATTGGACTGACTATTTTAGCTCAGGGATGTAAGAGATTGGTGAAGCTGGAGTTGAGTGGTTGTGAAGGGAGTTATGAAGGGGTTAAGGCGATAGCGCAATGTTGCCAAATGCTCGAAGAGTTGATTCTTCGTGATCATAGGATGGAGGGTGGTTGGTTGTCTGCTCTTTCTTATTGTGAAAATTTGAAGACCTTGAGGTTTCTGTCTTGTAAGAGTATTGATCATTGTGGATGGTTTGATGAAGATGTAGTATCTTGTCGAACACTAGAAAGATTACATTTCGAGAAATGCCAATTGAGAAATAAGGAGAGTTTGAGAACATTGTTTCTACTCTGTCAAGAAGTTAGAGAGGTTATTTTCCAGAACTGTTGGGGACTGGATAATGAAATGTTTAGTCTTTCCAGTGGTCTAAG GAAGGTGAAGTCTCTTTGCCTAGAAAGCTGTTCACTGCTCACAACTGAAGGCCTCGAATCTGCACTCATTTCGTGCAAGGAGATCCAGAGCCTCAAGGTGATTTCATGCAGCAATATAAAGGATAGTGAAATCAGTCCAGCACTTTCTGCCTTGTTCTCCACACTAATAGATTTTCAGTGGAGACCAGACACAAAATCTCTTCTTTCAGCTGGTCTTGCGGGAACTGGAATGCGAAAAAGAGGCAATAGATATTTCAAGAAGACGTGTGACTGGAAGTCACTGCCTGGTGCATAG
- the LOC132631704 gene encoding uncharacterized protein LOC132631704 — MGLHQGSALSPFLFALVMDCLTRRIQGEVPWCMLFADDIVLIDETRCGVNAKPEVWRQTLESKGFKLSRTKTEYMECKFSDVTHESGVEVRLGTQVIPKKRSFKYLGSIIQENGDIDDDVSHRIGAGWMKWRLASGVLCDKKVPLKLKGRFYKVVVRPTLLYGAECWAVKSSHVQKMKVAEMRMLRWMCGHTRRDRIRNEDIRDKVGVASVEDKMREVRLRWFGHVRRRGRDAPVRRCERLAMDGFRRGQGRPKKYWGEVLRQDMAQVQLTEDMTLDKRFWRTQIRVEG; from the coding sequence atggggttgcaccaaggatcagctcttagcccatttttatttgctctagtgatggattgtctgacgcggcgaattcaaggtgaggttccatggtgtatgttatttgcggatgacatagtcttgatcgacGAGACACGCTGCGGAGTGAACGCTAAGCCGGAGGtctggagacaaactctggagtctaaagggttcaagttgagtaggaccaagacagagtacatggaatgcaagttcagtgacgtgacacatgagtctggcgtggaagtgaggcttggtacccaggtcatcccaaagaaaagaagtttcaaatatctcgggtctattatacaagaaaatggggatattgatgatgatgtctcacatcgtattggcgcagggtggatgaaatggaggcttgcttcaggagtgctgtgtgataagaaggtgccactaaaacttaaaggcaggttctacaaagtggttgtgagaccgaccttgttgtacggggcagagtgttgggcagtcaagagctctcatgtccaaaagatgaaagttgcggaaatgagaatgctgcgatggatgtgtgggcacaccaggcgagataggattaggaatgaagatatccgggataaggttggagtagcatcagtggaggacaagatgagggaagtgaggctgagatggtttgggcatgtgaggaggagaggcagagacgctccagtgcggaggtgtgagaggttagctatggatggtttcagaagaggtcagggtaggccgaaaaagtattggggagaggtgctgagacaggacatggcgcaggttcagcttaccgaggacatgaccctagataagaggttttggaggactcagattagggtagaaggctag